A window from Fragaria vesca subsp. vesca linkage group LG5, FraVesHawaii_1.0, whole genome shotgun sequence encodes these proteins:
- the LOC101297640 gene encoding calmodulin-like codes for MTEQLTEEQIAEFKEAFCLFDKDGDGCITTKELGTVMRSLGQNPTEAELQDMINEVDADQNGTIDFSEFLNLMARKMKDTDSEEELREAFKVFDKDQNGYISAAELRHVMANLGEKLTDEEVDEMIREADEDGDGQVNYDEFVRMMLNK; via the exons ATGACGGAGCAGCTGACGGAGGAGCAGATCGCCGAGTTCAAGGAAGCCTTTTGCCTCTTCGACAAAGACGGTGATG GTTGCATCACTACCAAGGAATTGGGGACTGTGATGAGATCTCTGGGGCAAAATCCCACTGAAGCTGAATTGCAAGACATGATCAATGAGGTTGATGCCGACCAGAACGGCACAATTGATTTTTCTGAATTCCTGAATTTGATGGCTAGGAAAATGAAG GATACCGATTCTGAGGAGGAACTAAGAGAAGCCTTCAAGGTCTTTGATAAGGATCAGAATGGCTATATTTCTGCTGCAGAG CTTCGACATGTAATGGCAAACCTTGGAGAGAAACTGACTGATGAGGAAGTGGATGAGATGATTCGCGAAGCAGATGAAGATGGTGATGGCCAGGTGAACTATGACGAGTTTGTCAGGATGATGCTTAACAAATGA
- the LOC101297932 gene encoding N-alpha-acetyltransferase 40-like, with the protein METKGVLPCNNNKTKANKMKRKEILEKKKAMDELIKVASAEKDHLSSFHAFRHYQKNGLSACLESGTGDQLSSSLKYYIQNLLKANMEGPYGTEWPVEEKVKRREMVASEARYIFVYEALDANANELLTVSGKERTSGICMEERGSLLGFVHFRFVIEEDLPVLYVYELQLESHVQGKGLGKFLMQLIELIARKNHMTAVVLTVQKANLVAMNFYTSKMRYVISSISPSKVDPWLGTQKSYEILCKSFSNDAKAILEGP; encoded by the exons ATGGAGACGAAGGGGGTGTTGCCATGCAATAACAACAAGACCAAAGCTAATAAGATGAAGCGCAAAGAG ATACTTGAGAAGAAGAAGGCCATGGATGAACTCATCAAGGTAGCTTCTGCCGAGAAAGACCATCTTTCCTCCTTTCATGCCTTTCGCCATTACCAAAAAAACG GCTTGTCTGCATGTTTGGAGTCAGGAACAGGGGACCAGCTATCATCTTCTCTTAAGTACTACATTCAAAATCTCCTTAAG GCTAATATGGAGGGTCCGTATGGAACCGAGTGGCCGGTCGAAGAGAAGGTGAAGCGCAGGGAGATGGTTGCATCAGAAGCCCGTTATATATTTGTTTACGAGGCTTTGGATGCAAATGCAAATGAATTGTTGACAGTGTCTGGGAAGGAGAGGACTTCGGGTATCTGTATGGAGGAGAGGGGATCCTTGCTTGGGTTTGTACATTTTCGCTTTGTCATAGAGGAAGATTTGCCTGTGCTCTATGTGTATGAGTTACAACTTGAGTCTCATGTGCAAGGGAAAGGTCTTGGGAAGTTTCTAATGCAACTAATTGAGTTAATTGCTCGCAAG AATCACATGACTGCTGTTGTTCTGACTGTTCAAAAAGCAAACTTGGTAGCAATGAATTTCTATACAAGTAAGATGAG ATATGTTATCTCATCTATATCACCATCCAAAGTTGATCCATGG TTAGGAACTCAGAAGAGTTATGAAATTCTTTGCAAATCTTTCAGCAATGACGCTAAAGCTATCTTGGAG GGTCCATGA
- the LOC101298223 gene encoding monoglyceride lipase-like has product MSCVGTARAKILLDSGIVPCFDTSTVNRAKLDRLGIGGEAQLKFNSSSPASSSSSALLLRSSSSIRKRHVEMAMELTTAAVSAPPPSLILTSGASGRISALFSLRALRSLMMLINAFFLLLLLPFRGRKQSSEKLSDDEKQRGTVVRVPATIVHWKSTSSAAPPSPPVDLDVAARRALAKIRVKQDDDENSVRQYSIFATARGETLFTQTWTPVSVNIRGVVILMHGLNEHSGRYSTFAKQLNANGFKVYGMDWIGHGGSDGLHAFVPSLDFAVADLKSYIEKVVAENPGLPCFCFGHSTGGAIIIKAMLDPKVEACIDGVVLTSPAVGVQPTHPIFVLLAPVIAFLIPRYQLSAANKTGMPVSRDPAALAAKYSDPLVYTGAIRVRTGYEILRITSYLQQNLSKMRVPFLVLHGTADTVTDPKASQKLYNEASSTDKTITLYDGLLHDLLFEPEREAITEHIIGWLKNRI; this is encoded by the exons ATGAGCTGTGTGGGAACAGCGAGGGCTAAGATATTATTAGACTCTGGAATCGTCCCTTGCTTTGATACCAGCACGGTAAATAGAGCCAAACTTGACCGATTAGGTATCGGAGGAGAAGCACAATTGAAATTTAATTCATCATCTCCGGCATCGTCTTCGTCGTCGGCATTGCTCCTGCGGAGCAGCAGCAGCATCAGGAAACGACACGTGGAAATGGCGATGGAGCTGACTACCGCCGCGGTTTCGGCGCCGCCGCCGTCTCTGATTTTGACTTCCGGCGCCAGCGGCCGGATAAGCGCGTTGTTCTCGCTCCGAGCGTTGAGGAGTTTGATGATGCTGATCAACGCCTTCTTCCTGCTGCTGTTGCTGCCGTTCCGCGGGCGGAAGCAGTCGTCGGAGAAATTGTCCGACGACGAGAAGCAGAGGGGGACGGTGGTGCGTGTGCCGGCCACGATCGTCCACTGGAAGAGCACCAGCTCGGCGGCGCCGCCTTCGCCGCCGGTTGATCTTGACGTGGCGGCCAGGAGGGCGCTGGCGAAGATACGTGTCAAGCAGGACGATGATGAGAATTCCGTCCGGCAGTATTCGATTTTTGCCACCGCCAGAGGTGAAACTCTTTTCACCCAAACCTGGACTCCGGTTTCGGTTAACATCAG GGGCGTTGTCATTCTTATGCATGGCCTGAATGAACACAG TGGCAGATACAGCACTTTCGCAAAGCAGCTGAATGCTAATGGCTTCAAGGTTTATGGAATGGATTGGATTG GTCATGGCGGGAGTGATGGGCTTCATGCGTTTGTTCCTTCTCTTGATTTTGCTGTCGCTGATTTG AAATCATATATCGAAAAAGTTGTAGCTGAAAATCCTGGCTTGCCTTGTTTCTGTTTTGGACACTCCACCGGTGGTGCCATTATCATTAAG GCAATGCTTGACCCAAAAGTTGAGGCCTGCATAGATGGTGTGGTGCTCACATCACCAGCGGTTGGGGTTCAGCCTACGCACCCGATATTTGTG TTACTTGCTCCAGTCATTGCATTTTTGATACCGAGATATCAACTCAGTGCGGCAAACAAGACAGGCATGCCAGTTTCTCGGGATCCTGCAGCTCTGGCTGCCAAGTATTCAGACCCTCTAGTGTACACTGGAGCCATCCGTGTAAGGACCGGTTATGAAATTCTTCGAATCACATCCTACTTGCAGCAGAATCTTAGCAAGATGAGAGTCCCCTTTTTGGTTCTCCATGGCACAGCTGACACTGTTACTGATCCTAAAGCCTCACAGAAACTGTACAACGAAGCCTCCTCAACTGACAAAACCATCACATTGTATGATGGGTTATTACATGACCTCCTCTTTGAACCAGAACGAGAAGCTATTACGGAGCACATAATAGGTTGGTTGAAGAATAGAATATGA